A window of Magnolia sinica isolate HGM2019 chromosome 13, MsV1, whole genome shotgun sequence genomic DNA:
TAGTTATTTTACCTGCATTAATCGTTTTTACTCTGGTTCTGCCTATTTCTAGGAATTTGAGGAATTCAAGTTGAAATCAGCGTTTTCTTCTGAGATTAGTGCTCTGCTTCTCCTGAAGATCCAAGACTGTGATCATCACACTGTTTTCTTTATGATCTGATTTTCACCCCTTGGTTTTGGGAACAATTCCTATGCTCTCCAACTATCTTATTTAGGTCATGTAGTTTTAGATGCTGACATTATGCAAATCAGGATTGTAACTTTAGGAATGCAGCAAAGGAATTATTATCATCTGTGGACGTTGAGGATTTGCTTTTGCAGCATACGTATTAGCCCCTGATTACTTCTGTTTGCAGTCCAATTACTAACAGTTTGGATCCTAATCCATGTAAACATCTTTCTGTGATCTGTTTTTATCATCATCTGTTTCCTTTGTTAGTGAGACTGTGTTTAATGTACACAATAATCTCATTGGTCAGAGTTAGGATTGTTGGGGGaccacggaagcacacagagatgaatcaagcaaagtattccaatcgcacaACTAAGCCCAATCACAAGACtccaaatttaacgtggaaaaacccttgcagtaaaaaaccacggcacaaagtgacagatatcactatgaaagtagaaattacaagagataaagagaatacctgattcaaacaagcctcgaatctcccatTACAAGCTCTTGAAAACtctaggaacgaattagaaagctcttagaTACACCCTATATTTATAGCCTCTAGGAGAATCACAattgaaatcggaaacaaatcccacgGATACGCAACTCTGCGTAACTCTGCGCGGtcgttcgatggcatcaaacagcctttgatgtcattgaacggaCTTCGATTACATCAAAACATTCCAGTGACTAAACATGAAAATTCTAGATATTTATGATGGCTTTGAGCAGGGCTTTAATGTCATTGAAcaaccttcaatggcatcaaatagGATGCCCAAAGTGTACAGCAACCAACATGGGAAATTCTGGATTTTTgcgatggcatcgaactgtcattgatagggttgtacatgagtcgagctagATCGAAAAGCTCACTTGACTCGGCTTGAGTTAgcttggattgactcggcttgaaaggccaactcggggcgagtcaagcttgttttctaaagctcgagttgagttcgagccgagttcgaccatggtgcatttcaactcgactcgactcgaagctcgagcttgacttggctagagtaatatattttaatatatatatatatatatatatatataatgtgtttaacttttttaaaaaaagagttaaaacttaaaagtttttactaaaaggGTTGGGGTTTGGGTCGGGGtgggggttgggttgggtcagggtgGGCACCGGGTTGAGTCGGGTGCGGGTTTGGGTTGAGCTAGGCACTGGGTTggcatatgaacaagctcgactcgactcgagattgactcgaaagctttggcaaaaaagccaagcttcaatgttgagcttggggtcgaactcgagtatagcacagactagtcaagccgagcttggcccagctcgactcgactcggctcgatgtacagccctagtcaTCGATAGACATGTTGAATtacagatttgagacatcaatCAACAGGGATAACTGTTTAGTGCTTagtttttggattttgaaaagtAGAGTTCGtattggattaggaaaattttgagCGGAAGTGCACTGTGAAATGCTGGAGTTTAAATTGCCCATTGTGAATGGCGGTGTTCATCATTCTCATTGAAGCCCCCAAATGACACTCACATGCCTGATTGTTCCATTTTATCATTACAGAGATTAATCAattagttcttttcttttcttttcttcttcttcttcttcttttgtataTACAAGCGATGAATTTCTTGCAGGTCCTGAGCTGAAATACCCCAATTATTGTCATTAGATCATATTAGTTCcttacctaaagataaacatactTCAGCTTCAGGTCAAATGCAAATCCTGATGAACAATAAATGTCATGTAAGAACATTTGCAATCTAAAATACTCTAGGTATGGAAATCTTGATTTCAACAAAATTATCATGGCTCTGCCCAAGTTATTCACCTCGCTATGCAAACCACTATCAATTTCATCCTCCCCCATCCACCAGACACCTCTCACTTCATGGACACTTCATTTCTGGATCCACCTCTGTCACTTGCACTTGTGGACTCATACGAATCACTTTTCTAATTTACTTGCTTTGATATGCTGAttaaatgtttatttatttacacCTATTTTTTCATGTTCTTCTAGATAAGTCTCATGTGGTTATGTTTAACTATGAGCTTATACAGTGTGTTCTTGTCCAGTTAGATACTAGTAATAGTTTGGGTACTGAATATAACAAGATGCTGCTGTTTTAGCAAAGTTGTAACTAGTCATCATCTTGCAAAAGTCATTCTATCAATCTAATATCTCACCCCAGTACTTATGCTGCCACATTTTCATTCTCCCCTGGAAAGGCATTGGGGCATCTTGAATTGGATGCTTTCGCACTCAATTTCAGAAAATGCTAAACTCTTGTTTATCTGTGTTCTGATTACTCTCTTTCTAGGCAACGACATGCCACTTTGAAACTAGCATTCTTGAAGAAGTAACTCTACAGAGTGGGGTGCTTCAAGATGTCCACTCCTTCAGATAATACTAAGTGTCTGATCATAAtggttttgttattattattggcTTCTAAATAAGGGTTCTACCATTTCAATTTTGGTTGTCCCTCAAGTCCAACTTGTTTATAATTCCCAGTAACTGCGAATATATACGTTCTTATGAAAGCATGTTTCGACAAAATCATTGGCAGCATCTCTTCCCTTTGTTTGAAGAACACAAGACTACAGTCTCAGTGTCTCCTACatttatcattttttatataatgctGTAGGTTCTCAGTATAGTTGCACATTGATCATCAGAAATTTGTTACAGactataggttttttttttttttccgaaaaagGTGCGGGACACCTTCTTAATTTtataaatttataaagaaattacaGTGGGGTTACATACTCTAACTTACATAAAAGGAGCCTCTCCGTTTGACAATTACAATCAGGCAATATATAGCGGCTGTAACTGttgtacctttcaaaaaaaaggggGGTGTAGCTGTTGCAAGCTCTCTGACTGGGACCATTCTGGATTTGGGTCTTGTACAGGCAACCTCTCTGtgctattttaattatttttttcattccaTTCATGTCTCAATTTCTCATCTCTAAGTTGTTAATATAATGTGATTCTCCTGATGGATCTTAACTAGAAAACATGCAACTATTTTCTTTTAAGCAAGTTGAACTTGTTTCAAGGCATTCTCACTCTCACATTATGAAAAATCATCCAAGTAGTATGCATTATGGTTCTATAAAATAACGGTGCTATAATCAGGCACTGTTTGTATAACAGTGTAAAACCAGGTCAGGGAAGTGCTTCTAGTAGATTTGTTAGGTCTACTGTAACCTCCCATGATCATTGATTGGAAAGGAGGCAATAGGTTGCAAAATTAAGAACATCTTCACCGTTGAGAAGTTCTTACAAATTAGTTTTCATTTCATGAACTCTATTTTGTGTTTCGATCTATGTCCATTTAGctgttttgaatcattatttgaGAGTAATGCATGTTCAACTGGATTTATCATGAGTTATTTAGTCTATTCCACACAGTTTACTGTGTCAAATCATCTGGTGAGGATCTAATTTGTTGTTGTCCTATTGCAGGGTGCTTTGGGACATCTCGAAGCACAGGAAGTATTACAAAAATTTCATTGTGTAGAATACTGGTCAAAATATCGAGGTGCGAATGCTTGTCTCCTCACAATTGGTTGTTCCAAATTTAGCCATTCATCTCACTAACTCATCAATAGCTTCTGATCTTGATTAGTACAGTGGAGAAAGGGAAGTGATAATATGAGGGAAAAGGACAGCAAGACTGTAGTGCCAAACAGTAACCAAAAGAATGGTTCTAGCAAAgacaagagaagagaaagaaaaccaCATCCAGAGAAGGACCACAAAATCTTGAGCACCAAGGGAGTTAAATGTGAAACCTTGGGTACACGGCCACGGCCAGACTCCAGTACCATAATAAGTGATTTGAAAGCAGGCACAGATGCCCCTGAAGTTTATGAAAGCCTGGTCATACATTATATGGATGACCGCAAGTCTGAGGTCGCAATAACAGATGGAAAATCCTTTGAAATGGCTGTGAAAGAGAATGGGGACGAAAGAGAAGATCCCTCTAGTGATCAGGAAAAGGAAGTCAAACAGGGGAAGGAAGAAGAATCTGACTGTGAAACCATTGTAGATTCTGTATCATCTCAAGGGGATACAGAGACCAACAAAGATGACATAGTAGAACAGGCTTCCAGGGTTCCTAAAAACTTGCCAAAAAAACAGTCAGAAGCACTCCCTCGTGCAGCAAGAATAAACGGCGGTCAAAAAGAAGGAAATAAATTTCAATTGAAGACACCACAGAGCACTCCAAAGAAATCTCTAAAAACCAATAAAGGGATGTCAGAAGCTGCTGCTAAAAGCCTAGATAATAAATCCAAGAATATGAAAGTTCCTTCCAAGCCTTCATCAGAATCGTCTGAAGGAGGTGATGAAAAGCCAATTGAAGAGGTGAAGGAGATGGATCTCTCAGATGAAGCACCAAATGGTGCTCAGAGCATTGGAACAGACGATGAAACTGCTGATGCAGATGAGACTGGCATAGATGAAGAGAAGGTGAATGCAGACCAAAGGATCCAGGAAATGGAACTGAAAATTGAGAAGCTAGAAGAGGAGCTGAGAGAAATTGCTGCTCTTGAGATTTCACTCTATTCTGTGGTGCCAGAGCATGGAAGCTCGGCACATAAGGTTCACACACCTGCTCGGCGCCTTTCTAGGTTATACATTCATGCTTGCAAGCATTGGACTCAGGATAGGAGAGCCAGCATTGCTAGAAATACCGTCTCAGGGCTTGTATTGATTGCCAAGTCATGCGGCAGTGATGTGCAAAGGTATAGAAACTACTGCAACTTTTAAGTTTATGCATCTTGCAGTGTtggcttttctttcttcttcttcttttcgttttttttttttaatttttttttttttttaaaatcatagaGAGTAATAGCTTTTATTTCTTTTCCTATTTAAGGTTGACTTTCTGGTGGTCGAATACAGTTGTGCTGAGAACTATTATTTCTCAAGCATTTGGTAATTCTCATCACTCAAGTATGATTGGAAGGCTTTTTGAGTCTAATGGTGGGGGAAAGAGAAGTGACCTGAAGTCCCCTCCCGTGAAATGGAAAGGTAGTCCTGGCAGCAAGCAGGTGCAGAAGCTTGGTTTTATGCAATTGGTAGACGACTGGCAAGAGATGAGCACATTTACTGCTGCATTGGAAAAGATAGAATCTTGGATCTTTTCTCGGATTATTGAGTCGGTGTGGTGGCAGGTAACAATCACATTATAGACTTGATGTTGCGGTAACAATCACATGATAGACTTGATGTTGCATTGCGATTTAATATTGATACCTTCGACAAGGTATTTGTCTTACTGAAGAAATCGTCAACTCCACATAAATTTATTGCAATTCTGATTTACCACCAGATGCCTCATATGTTTTGTATTTCATACCATAGCAAAAATCCGTACAGGAAAAATGCTACGAGAATGTCCACATTTGATTTGGTTCCAATCACTAAAAAGACGGTCAAAATTTAATTCAAGGAAGCAGAAATGCCTAAAATCAGGTATTGGAAGTCGGTTTAATACAGTTTCAAACTGAAAAacagtgtgaaaaaaaaaaaaaagtgtgtgaGAGAGATTCATTACAAAACTAAAACAACATGTGCTTTGTTTATAAAGATGATTAAAATACAAGTATTTAATTTAAATGGTTAGAATTTGTATATGCATGTGTAATGATGTATAGTGGGTGAATGTAATTATTTGCCCTTCTTAGATGCTTCCTTACGTGTTTTTATATCACCCACTCTCAAAAAAAATTATTCAGGGATAAAATGTGtgtgctactctctctctctctctctaactagTAAATCCTAAATACAGATGAGTATGGAATGACACAAGAAATACAGGCTTCTCATTTCTAACGAAAGGCAAaagaaaaagggggagaaaaagaAATACAAGAGCTCATCTGCATAACCCTGCTTTTATGAAGATATTTACTATGGTTCAGTATGCTGTAGTAGATATTATGATAGTATTTACTACAGCCCAGTACCATAGATGGCTGTCAATGGATCAGGTCCCATCCTAATATTACTATACCCATATTTGAACTCAACTACAGGAATTATATTTAGGTCCTGTCAGGCTCTGATCCAAGCACTGCATATGGGGTACCAGATTTGAATCCAATCAGCTCTGGTATCCCCATGAGGTCCTGCTGGGTTCAGTTTCAAGCATGTTTTAGGATTCGGAATTCAGTTTGGATCTAGATTCTGGTCTAGGATCAGGTCTGGGTTAGATCAGAAATTACATTTTATAGCTTGTTATGAGAATGTAAAAATGGCCTTCTTATTCTTATATTTGAGTCATTTGCATATATGTGCTATCATGCCCAACGCACCTATATTTTGATGAATCAAGAAACAGCACAACAGAAATGGTTTTTTGTCTGAAATAGATATTATATGATTTTCTTTTCCATTGTAATTAAATTTTAATCATTATGATGGAGAGGCCAGGTGCCGATTTTCTCTTTCATTCGACTGACATTCCTTGATGTGCCTGTCTGCTTTCAGACCTTAACCCCACACATGCAATCTCCAGTTGATGGTTTGTACGAAGTAAAAAGCTTCAGGAAGCTGTCAGGACCAGCTTTGGGTGATCAGCAGCAAGGCAGCTTCTCTATCAACCTCTGGAAAAGTGCTTTTTTGGATGCCTTCCAAAGGCTCTGTCCTGTTCGAGCAGGAGGGAATGAGTGCGGTTGCTTACCTGTGTTGGCAAGAATGGTATAGAGTGATAAATGGCCCTTGCACCATTAAATCATTtttccatctttctttctttctttttatttcctaCATAAAGTCTATGCAAGTTGTGGTATGTTAATGGTCTTTCACATCTTCTTCAAAGCTTCCTCATACTTTGAGCATTGCACTTTCTTCTTAAAACTTATTTATTTCTATGCTCTTATTTATTTCTATGCTCAGGTAATGGAACAGTGTGTGGCCAGACTAGATGTTGCCATGTTTAATGCAATCCTGCGGGAATCAGACAACGAAATTCCAACCGATCCTGTATCAGATCCAATTGTTGATTCCAAAGTTTTACCTATTCCGGCTGGAgacttgagctttgggtctggCGCACAGCTAAAAAATTCTGTATGTATAGTTTCTATTATCTTACATtcattaagggtgtgtttggtagcatcaaatttcatgaaattctgcaccaaattagactgattaatcatgaaatatcatgatttaATTACATGATatgtggtgcaaccaaatgcaccttaAGACAGTCTTTCCTGATATGTGGTGCAGTGTTTCTTGAGGCAGATTCTGTTTGATTTCATTCTTTGGCCCACACTTCATCTCACTGTGAATGGCTTGAAAAAGGTGGCATAATGCCCGATTTGTTAACAATTTTCCATGTGTGGATTGAAAATGAAATTGGAGCTTTCTGTAGACAATCAAGAAACAGGAAGCAATTGTGCCGATGGTCATTTTCAACCGACACATCCTTGATTAACCGTTTTACAATTCTGCAACAATCTTTCCATCCCCTAATGTCATTGTTATTGATCATAGTAATCAAACTATTAAATTCAAGCAGTGGACAAGGCCGGCTGGGCTACTAATTCTCTTTGTTTGAAGCAATACGATAAAACCGCTTGCATTACTAACCACCACTGACCAGATGGCTGTTGCATGTTGGGCCACTGACGCAGCAGGCAGTGACCCCAATATGGGACAATCATCAGATCAAAGATCAGATGGTCTTTAGTAATTGCTTGCACTGAAAATTTGGTGCAAAGTTATTATAATTTATACCAGATAAAAATTCTGGATAGGGGCCAGGGCACATCTGACACTGTCAGAGAAGGCAGGGCAGGAATAGTTATCCATTTTCCATCATTAAACCTCATGTTCTTGACATGACTATCCATTCTTGTTGTGCACCTTTACAAATGCTTGTGGTCTTGCATCAAGTGCTTGAGTGGGACCCTGGACTCGTTTGAGCATGCAGGCCCTTCAGTTTCCATATTAGATGAGTTTACGGATGCTAAATAGAGAGCATATTATTCCCATTACAGATTGGAAATTGGTCTAGGTGGCTGGTGGATATGTTCGGTATGGATGCAGACAATTTCATGAAAGAACAGAGCAGCCGTGAGGATGATGACAGAAGGGGCGGGGATGTCGAATCCAAATCTTTCCCCCTGATGAATTCCTTGAGTGATCTTCTGATGCTCCCAAAAGACATGCTCATTGACAGATCCATCAGAAAAGAGGTAAGATCCATGACTCTACATAAAAGTCTTCCAACAGTTCTCGTGTACATATTGGTTTTGCTAATGTTCCCACCTTCGACGGGATGTTTAGCAACGTCCTCTAACCTTTGAAGCGGCAGACGGGGTGACCTATCCTGAACCAATTCATTCAGTCATACAattaggagcaagccatggtgcaagaatcacaccgattggatgatcctaaccctttgaatgggacCAATTTGGTACAACTCTCCATTGTTTACGAGCTGTAAATCACAGTCAGAATCATCAGATCAAAGTGTTACTTTAGAAGAATAAGAAATAAAAAGTGGCATTTATCTACTACtagtttcaagatgatgattggacctattttattTCTCCAGTCAATCtctgtccattttcatgctattgatcagaAGTTTAGGACACCTGATTgccatgatttttgcaccatggcttgctcctggctgtatgaatgaatgaaccaTTTTGATCGACAATCGGTCAccccatgtgccatttaaaaggtttgggaaTGTTGCTAATGTTCACATGAAGAAGGCcacttgtgtgtgtgtgcacacacAAACACACTCACATACATAATTTATTTGTATCCTTTCCTCATCAGATCTTTCATTTGATTTATTCTGTTTCCATCTTTTATAGGTATGCCCTTCACTCGGTCTTCTGTTAATAAAGCGGATCCTCTGCAATTTTACACCTGATGAGTTCTGTCCTGATCCCGTACCTGGTGCCGTCCTAGAAGCACTGAATTCCGAGGTAAGATTGACTGCATTTAAATTTCTTATGAATGGGTCCATGCTTTTCAAAAACCTGAAAGCTCCAGTAACATAGAAAAGAAATGCACATCTTGTCATCCGAAGTAATGTTTTGATGATTTATTCAAGTATTCAAAACTGCCAAAGCAGATTTGAATTAAATACTTAACATATTTTATGTTTTTGAGTTTATGCTTCTGCTCCTTAGATGGTCGGCTATCAGCATCTTATTGCAGCCCACCACCCATCACGAAGGACTGTTTGAGGATTAAGTCCCAGTCATGTGAGGTTGAGTCAATTTCTTCAGGAGGGAATTTGTGGAACCTTGCACCAAGTGTCTGCAGTATTCTCATGTCCAGAGTTTCCATGTATGACCCATGGTTCAGTGGTCCGGACTTTGATCCAATGCCCTTGACGTAAGGTCATAGCTGCCCATTCTTTGACCTAAATGTCAATGTCCAGATCATAATCCATGCAACCCATGTATACAAACTGGGCTCCCTCTACTTCAGTATTGAGTGGCCAGTTCTCCCCATCCTTCTTACGGAATGGAAGTGAAGTACAACAACTGACAAATAACTGATTTTAGTCTATTGACAGTTGATTTGAAGAGGACCCTCCATTTTCTGATGTGTCCATCAGCTTCCTAATACCTTATTTGGTCAGAGTTCCCTTGAAGAAGTATTTTAAAATGCTTGATCTTATagatgccttcttttttttttctttttttttttataatactcaGAGTTGGCTGGAACGGCGGAAATCTGAAGGGGACTCAATAAGCAGCTTCCCATGCAGCGCTGCACCCATTGTCTACAGCCCACCTTTGCTGGCCGATGTGGCAGAGAAGGTGGCAGATGCAGGAGGGCAGGCAGAACTTGGGAGAAATGCGTCATTGGTACAGAGGAGGGGGTATACCAGCGACGATGACTTGGATGAAGTGGAATCTCCTCTCACTTCCATCATTG
This region includes:
- the LOC131222488 gene encoding uncharacterized protein LOC131222488 produces the protein MREKDSKTVVPNSNQKNGSSKDKRRERKPHPEKDHKILSTKGVKCETLGTRPRPDSSTIISDLKAGTDAPEVYESLVIHYMDDRKSEVAITDGKSFEMAVKENGDEREDPSSDQEKEVKQGKEEESDCETIVDSVSSQGDTETNKDDIVEQASRVPKNLPKKQSEALPRAARINGGQKEGNKFQLKTPQSTPKKSLKTNKGMSEAAAKSLDNKSKNMKVPSKPSSESSEGGDEKPIEEVKEMDLSDEAPNGAQSIGTDDETADADETGIDEEKVNADQRIQEMELKIEKLEEELREIAALEISLYSVVPEHGSSAHKVHTPARRLSRLYIHACKHWTQDRRASIARNTVSGLVLIAKSCGSDVQRLTFWWSNTVVLRTIISQAFGNSHHSSMIGRLFESNGGGKRSDLKSPPVKWKGSPGSKQVQKLGFMQLVDDWQEMSTFTAALEKIESWIFSRIIESVWWQTLTPHMQSPVDGLYEVKSFRKLSGPALGDQQQGSFSINLWKSAFLDAFQRLCPVRAGGNECGCLPVLARMVMEQCVARLDVAMFNAILRESDNEIPTDPVSDPIVDSKVLPIPAGDLSFGSGAQLKNSIGNWSRWLVDMFGMDADNFMKEQSSREDDDRRGGDVESKSFPLMNSLSDLLMLPKDMLIDRSIRKEVCPSLGLLLIKRILCNFTPDEFCPDPVPGAVLEALNSESWLERRKSEGDSISSFPCSAAPIVYSPPLLADVAEKVADAGGQAELGRNASLVQRRGYTSDDDLDEVESPLTSIIDKLPPSPPIPNGNGKLKETVRSNGEGVRYQLLREVWSV